In Corynebacterium guangdongense, one DNA window encodes the following:
- a CDS encoding UDP-N-acetylmuramate dehydrogenase — protein MTESSLTQKLSEIPDTALDHDVSLADLTTLRLGGRPRFTVRCATTAAAVEAIRVLDRAGQGILVVGGGSNLVVAEGDLDLVVVLLENDGVSYGQDGLIEAEAGAVWDDVVAGSVERGLGGLECLSGIPGSAGATPVQNVGAYGAEVAETLTEVLLLDRTDGSVSWAPASSLELAYRYSNLKFTGRAVVLALRMQLSTDGLSTPLRFGQLAGEAGQRRPVAQVREEVLALRRGKGMVLDDADHDTWSAGSFFTNPVVDPAVADEVQSRVRETRGAEDAERMPRWPADGGDKLSAAWLIERAGFPRGYPDEGARARLSTKHTLALTNRGSAVTGDLVALAREVRDGVRAEFGVTLVPEPVWIGVSIDA, from the coding sequence GTGACCGAATCATCCTTGACCCAAAAGCTCTCAGAGATTCCCGACACCGCGCTCGACCATGACGTGTCCCTGGCGGATCTGACCACCCTGCGACTGGGCGGCCGCCCGCGCTTCACCGTGCGGTGCGCGACCACGGCGGCGGCGGTCGAGGCGATCCGCGTGCTCGACCGCGCCGGGCAGGGGATCCTCGTGGTCGGCGGCGGCTCGAACCTCGTCGTCGCCGAGGGGGACCTCGATCTGGTGGTCGTGCTGCTGGAGAACGACGGGGTGAGCTACGGGCAGGACGGTCTCATCGAGGCCGAGGCGGGGGCGGTCTGGGACGACGTCGTCGCCGGCTCCGTGGAGCGGGGCCTGGGCGGCCTCGAGTGTCTCTCGGGCATCCCGGGTTCGGCGGGCGCGACCCCGGTGCAGAACGTCGGCGCGTACGGCGCGGAGGTCGCGGAGACGCTGACCGAGGTGCTGCTGCTGGACCGCACCGACGGTTCGGTGTCCTGGGCGCCGGCGTCCTCCCTGGAGCTGGCCTACCGCTACTCCAATCTCAAGTTCACCGGCCGCGCCGTCGTCCTGGCGCTGCGCATGCAGCTGAGCACCGACGGGCTGAGCACGCCGCTGCGCTTCGGCCAGCTCGCCGGCGAGGCCGGTCAGCGCCGGCCCGTCGCGCAGGTGCGTGAGGAGGTGCTGGCCCTGCGCCGCGGCAAGGGCATGGTGCTTGACGACGCCGACCACGACACCTGGTCGGCCGGCTCCTTCTTCACCAACCCGGTGGTGGACCCGGCCGTGGCGGATGAGGTGCAGTCCCGCGTCCGGGAGACCCGGGGAGCGGAGGACGCCGAACGGATGCCACGCTGGCCGGCCGACGGCGGCGACAAGCTCTCGGCGGCCTGGCTCATCGAGCGCGCGGGCTTCCCCCGTGGTTACCCGGACGAGGGCGCGCGGGCGCGGCTGTCGACGAAACACACCCTGGCGCTGACCAACCGCGGTTCGGCGGTCACCGGCGATCTGGTGGCCCTGGCCCGCGAGGTCCGCGACGGCGTCCGCGCCGAGTTCGGCGTGACGCTCGTGCCCGAGCCCGTGTGGATTGGCGTGTCCATCGACGCCTAA
- a CDS encoding DUF2505 domain-containing protein, which yields MATHSENTVTINHSVEKLHQAYASKDYWTFIAENLSPEPGELNELADGQATLFEVLPLEFLPEAVHSMIKDALRLKRVVTFGNLETGTFPLSYTADVKGTPASFEGTVKVTGNGETTTLDYDNETTVNIPFMGPAIEGKVGEYLDELFENEAKLTDQWISENL from the coding sequence ATGGCTACCCATAGCGAAAACACCGTGACCATCAACCACTCCGTCGAGAAGCTCCACCAGGCGTACGCCTCCAAGGATTACTGGACCTTCATCGCCGAGAACCTCTCCCCGGAGCCGGGCGAACTCAACGAGCTGGCCGACGGCCAGGCCACCCTCTTCGAGGTTCTGCCGCTGGAGTTCCTGCCGGAGGCCGTGCACTCCATGATCAAGGACGCCCTCCGACTCAAGCGCGTCGTCACCTTCGGCAACCTCGAGACCGGCACCTTCCCGCTGTCCTACACCGCCGACGTCAAGGGCACCCCGGCGTCCTTCGAGGGCACCGTCAAGGTCACCGGCAACGGCGAGACCACCACCCTGGACTACGACAACGAGACCACCGTGAACATCCCGTTCATGGGACCGGCCATCGAGGGCAAGGTCGGCGAGTACCTGGACGAGCTCTTCGAGAACGAGGCCAAGCTCACCGACCAGTGGATCTCCGAGAACCTCTGA
- a CDS encoding ArsR/SmtB family transcription factor, producing the protein MTALEHNLALAHDWSGTFKIMGDPTRLKLLSAIHYAGQFASTVTELAEATDVRVATASAALRAMEQNGTVASSRDGRSIHYGIADERVHHLLHWIGTSHEH; encoded by the coding sequence ATGACGGCACTGGAGCACAACCTGGCACTGGCCCACGACTGGTCCGGGACGTTCAAGATCATGGGCGATCCCACCCGGCTGAAGCTGCTCAGCGCGATCCACTACGCGGGGCAGTTCGCTTCGACCGTCACGGAGCTGGCCGAGGCCACCGACGTCCGCGTCGCCACCGCCTCGGCGGCCCTGCGCGCCATGGAGCAGAACGGGACGGTGGCCTCCTCCCGCGACGGCCGCAGCATCCACTACGGCATCGCGGACGAGCGCGTCCACCACCTGCTCCACTGGATCGGGACCAGCCACGAGCATTAG